One genomic region from Terriglobus aquaticus encodes:
- the iscU gene encoding Fe-S cluster assembly scaffold IscU yields MAYSDKVVDHYENPRNVGTLDKNSTEVGTGLVGAPECGDVMRLQIKVNPETQVIEDAKFKTFGCGSAIASSSLATEWVKGKTVAEALAISNTEIVKELALPPVKIHCSVLAEDAIRAAIGDWKKKNGQPEQAAPQHDLVGAAN; encoded by the coding sequence ATGGCATACAGCGATAAGGTTGTGGATCACTACGAGAACCCGCGCAACGTGGGCACGCTCGACAAGAACTCCACCGAAGTGGGTACCGGCCTGGTTGGCGCGCCGGAGTGTGGCGACGTGATGCGCCTGCAGATCAAGGTGAACCCTGAGACGCAGGTTATCGAGGACGCGAAGTTCAAGACCTTCGGCTGCGGATCGGCCATTGCCAGCTCGTCGCTCGCGACCGAGTGGGTGAAGGGCAAGACGGTTGCCGAGGCGCTCGCAATCAGCAACACCGAGATCGTGAAGGAACTGGCGTTGCCGCCGGTGAAGATTCACTGCTCGGTGCTGGCGGAAGATGCGATTCGCGCGGCAATCGGCGACTGGAAGAAGAAGAACGGCCAGCCGGAGCAGGCAGCGCCGCAGCACGACCTGGTCGGCGCGGCCAACTAG
- a CDS encoding molybdopterin-dependent oxidoreductase encodes MSDEQQHEPSGHTNDLPEAPSATERVADLAGEQAAKPVAESASEAGEAPAVHGGKARPADPTDADDVLTRSMPEEAPGGVERNEADAEVLAASRSRTRRAFVGFGLGIAGAYGLRRYLQGAPFDEMIPGLLHKTYGFNADVSRAVFREHGMAPSYPVSKAENLRVNGVFGLKKMLQPDSYRLQMVGVQGASRHPRYVPDVTAWRYQYEAAASHEDQGHDSKTDPSKVMSSTKMAPEEMLAKTQQDENGTGRGPRGLEEAGESDSTLSRNTPGLLLTLDDFLPKLPKHDAVYQFKCIEGWSQFVHWGGVRMADFLEMFPPEPIDGKDPKYVYLETPDGDYYVGYDLKVLRHPQTLLVTEMNGEPLTQFHGAPLRLYTPLKYGYKQIKRIGLIAYTNDKPDDYWTRLGYDWYAGL; translated from the coding sequence ATGAGTGACGAGCAGCAGCACGAACCGAGCGGCCACACCAACGATTTGCCTGAGGCGCCTTCCGCTACGGAGCGCGTTGCTGATCTTGCCGGCGAGCAGGCCGCGAAGCCTGTGGCGGAGAGTGCTTCCGAGGCGGGAGAAGCGCCGGCGGTTCACGGGGGCAAGGCCCGGCCTGCCGACCCGACGGACGCGGACGATGTGTTGACGCGCAGCATGCCGGAAGAGGCGCCCGGCGGTGTGGAACGCAACGAAGCAGATGCTGAGGTGCTGGCGGCGTCGCGTAGTCGAACGCGCCGGGCGTTCGTTGGGTTTGGCTTGGGCATCGCCGGCGCGTACGGGCTTCGCCGCTACCTGCAAGGTGCGCCCTTTGACGAGATGATCCCGGGGCTGCTGCACAAGACATACGGGTTCAATGCCGATGTGTCGCGGGCGGTGTTTCGCGAGCATGGGATGGCTCCGAGCTACCCGGTGAGCAAAGCGGAAAACCTGCGGGTGAACGGGGTGTTCGGCCTGAAGAAGATGCTGCAACCGGACAGCTATCGGTTGCAGATGGTCGGTGTGCAGGGGGCAAGCAGGCATCCGCGGTATGTTCCGGATGTGACCGCCTGGAGGTACCAGTACGAGGCGGCTGCTTCGCACGAGGATCAGGGGCACGACTCGAAGACCGATCCGAGCAAGGTGATGTCCTCTACCAAGATGGCGCCCGAGGAGATGCTGGCGAAGACCCAGCAGGATGAGAACGGGACGGGGCGGGGCCCGCGCGGGTTGGAGGAAGCGGGGGAGAGCGACTCGACGCTGAGCCGCAACACGCCGGGGCTCCTGCTGACGCTGGACGACTTTCTGCCGAAGCTACCGAAGCACGATGCGGTCTACCAGTTCAAATGCATCGAGGGGTGGAGCCAGTTTGTGCACTGGGGCGGTGTGCGCATGGCGGACTTTCTGGAAATGTTTCCGCCGGAGCCGATCGACGGCAAGGATCCGAAGTACGTGTACCTGGAGACGCCCGACGGCGATTACTACGTGGGATACGACCTGAAGGTGTTGCGGCATCCGCAGACGCTGCTGGTGACGGAGATGAATGGCGAGCCGCTGACGCAATTTCATGGAGCGCCGCTGCGACTGTACACGCCGCTGAAGTACGGCTACAAGCAGATCAAGCGCATCGGCCTGATCGCTTATACGAATGACAAGCCAGACGATTACTGGACCCGGCTGGGATACGACTGGTACGCCGGGCTGTAG
- a CDS encoding cytochrome b/b6 domain-containing protein yields MTESGEGAAGTTAASIRLERKHPLAIRWMHWVNFPVLFTMIWSGILIYWNDSDNAYQHAHRVYRVGVGGWTLFRFFPDWFYKLLQVPYHVTTGLSYHFFFAWLFGLNGLAWVLYTWLSGEWRLIVPQRRSLRDAIQVTLVDLHLRKGLPPQTKYNGAQRIAYTSCALMGAMMLLTGFAIYKPTQLHWLTTLLGGYEMARWLHFWTTMAFLGFFGVHVVQVILAGWNNFRAMVSGYEVQRVEAPSVEAERKSWS; encoded by the coding sequence ATGACAGAGAGCGGCGAAGGGGCGGCAGGTACGACGGCGGCGAGCATCCGTCTGGAGCGGAAGCACCCGCTGGCAATCCGGTGGATGCACTGGGTGAACTTTCCGGTGCTGTTCACCATGATCTGGAGCGGCATTCTCATCTACTGGAACGACTCGGACAATGCGTACCAGCATGCGCATCGCGTGTACCGGGTGGGCGTCGGCGGTTGGACGCTGTTCCGCTTTTTCCCGGATTGGTTTTACAAGCTGTTGCAGGTGCCGTACCACGTGACTACGGGGCTGAGTTACCACTTCTTCTTTGCTTGGCTGTTTGGGCTCAACGGGCTGGCGTGGGTGCTGTACACGTGGCTTTCCGGCGAGTGGCGGCTGATTGTGCCGCAACGGCGCAGCCTGCGCGATGCGATCCAGGTGACGCTGGTCGACCTGCACCTGCGCAAAGGCCTGCCGCCGCAAACCAAGTACAACGGCGCGCAGCGCATTGCGTACACCAGTTGTGCGCTGATGGGCGCGATGATGCTGCTGACCGGCTTTGCGATTTACAAGCCGACGCAGTTGCACTGGCTGACCACGCTGCTAGGCGGATACGAGATGGCGCGCTGGTTGCACTTCTGGACGACGATGGCCTTTCTGGGCTTTTTCGGCGTACACGTGGTGCAGGTGATCCTGGCCGGCTGGAACAACTTTCGCGCGATGGTGAGCGGGTACGAGGTGCAGAGGGTGGAAGCGCCGTCAGTTGAGGCGGAGAGGAAGAGCTGGTCATGA
- a CDS encoding IscS subfamily cysteine desulfurase, with amino-acid sequence MSTAAVELLESTPVHTGVQLPIYMDNHATTPLDPRVLEAMLPYMTKVFGNAASRNHAFGWEAEQGVEKAREQIAKLIGASAKEIIFTSGATESNNLAIKGVAEMYREKGDHIITQVTEHKATLDACKRLEKQGYRVTYLPVEADGLVSVEKLAAAITDKTILVSIMYANNEIGTINPIAEIGKLCHEKGVLFHTDAVQAVGKIPVNVISDNIDLLSLSGHKVYGPKGVGALYVRRRNPRVQLNAQIDGGGHERGMRSGTLNVPGIVGLGAACEIAMNEMEAEGKRLRELRDYMRQKFENALDYVHVNGNMEHHLPNNLNMSFVYVEGESLLMGINDIAVSSGSACTSATLEPSYVLKALGLGDDVAHSSIRFGLGRFNTKEEVDYVSDKLIDTVLKLRELSPLYEMVKEGIDLEKVEWTAH; translated from the coding sequence ATGAGCACCGCAGCCGTAGAACTTCTGGAAAGCACACCGGTACACACGGGCGTGCAGTTGCCCATTTACATGGACAATCACGCCACCACGCCGCTGGACCCGCGCGTTCTGGAGGCGATGCTGCCCTACATGACCAAGGTGTTCGGCAACGCGGCCAGCCGCAACCACGCGTTTGGCTGGGAAGCCGAGCAGGGCGTGGAGAAGGCGCGCGAGCAGATTGCAAAGCTGATTGGCGCGAGCGCGAAGGAGATCATCTTTACCAGCGGCGCGACCGAGTCGAACAACCTGGCCATCAAGGGCGTGGCGGAGATGTATCGCGAAAAGGGCGACCACATCATCACCCAGGTGACCGAGCACAAGGCGACGTTGGATGCTTGCAAGCGGCTGGAAAAGCAGGGCTACCGCGTGACCTACCTGCCGGTTGAGGCAGACGGCCTGGTCTCGGTGGAGAAGCTGGCCGCTGCGATCACGGACAAGACCATCCTGGTCAGCATCATGTATGCCAACAACGAGATCGGCACGATCAATCCGATCGCCGAGATTGGCAAGCTGTGCCATGAGAAGGGCGTGCTCTTCCACACGGACGCCGTGCAGGCCGTAGGCAAGATCCCGGTGAACGTGATCAGCGACAACATCGACCTGCTCTCGCTTTCGGGGCACAAGGTGTACGGACCCAAAGGTGTGGGCGCGCTGTATGTGCGTCGTCGCAACCCGCGCGTGCAGTTGAATGCGCAGATCGACGGTGGCGGCCACGAGCGCGGTATGCGTTCTGGCACGCTGAACGTGCCCGGCATCGTTGGCCTGGGCGCGGCATGCGAGATCGCGATGAACGAGATGGAAGCGGAAGGCAAGCGCCTGCGCGAGCTGCGCGACTACATGCGCCAGAAGTTCGAGAATGCTCTGGACTACGTTCACGTGAACGGCAACATGGAGCACCACCTGCCGAACAACCTGAACATGAGCTTCGTGTACGTGGAAGGCGAGTCTCTGCTGATGGGTATCAACGACATCGCGGTCTCGTCGGGCTCGGCCTGCACTTCGGCGACGCTGGAGCCCAGCTACGTGCTGAAGGCGCTGGGTCTGGGCGACGATGTGGCGCACAGCTCGATCCGCTTCGGCCTGGGCCGGTTCAACACCAAGGAAGAAGTGGATTACGTCTCCGACAAGCTGATCGATACGGTTCTGAAGCTGCGCGAGCTTTCGCCGCTGTACGAGATGGTGAAGGAAGGCATTGACCTGGAAAAGGTGGAGTGGACCGCCCACTAA
- the nadC gene encoding carboxylating nicotinate-nucleotide diphosphorylase, translating to MNADNLQRPAAAHIERLVRIALDEDSPWGDLTTQSLVPADARAVAHLAAREPGVLCGEDLFRFAMQSFGDVEITFTIHDGDPFNTGDTIATAAGPARAILQAERVALNYTQRLSAIATQTAAFVAETRGTKTRIVDTRKTTPGLRILERYAVRCGGGHNHRFSLSDAVLVKDNHLAAVTNGDPRSITEALRAMKQRLPHTTHVEVEVDRLDQIGPVLAAGVDSVLLDNFSLEDLRTGVQQIAGRALVEASGNAKLDRIAAIAATGVDLISVGALTHSVRALDLGLDFDLTV from the coding sequence ATGAACGCCGACAACCTGCAGCGGCCCGCCGCTGCGCACATCGAGCGCCTCGTGCGCATAGCGCTCGACGAAGACTCACCCTGGGGCGACCTCACCACGCAATCGCTCGTGCCCGCCGATGCTCGCGCCGTCGCCCACCTGGCCGCCCGCGAGCCCGGCGTGCTCTGCGGCGAAGACCTCTTTCGCTTTGCCATGCAAAGCTTCGGCGACGTCGAAATCACGTTCACCATCCACGACGGAGACCCCTTCAACACGGGCGACACCATCGCCACCGCTGCCGGCCCGGCACGCGCAATCCTGCAGGCCGAGCGCGTCGCGCTGAATTACACGCAACGCCTCTCCGCCATCGCTACGCAGACCGCAGCCTTTGTCGCCGAAACCCGCGGCACAAAGACCCGCATCGTGGACACACGCAAGACCACGCCCGGCCTGCGCATCCTGGAACGCTACGCGGTCCGCTGCGGCGGCGGCCACAATCACCGCTTCTCGCTCTCCGACGCCGTGCTGGTAAAGGACAACCACCTCGCCGCCGTCACCAACGGCGATCCGCGCAGCATCACCGAAGCCCTGCGCGCGATGAAGCAGCGCCTTCCCCACACCACGCACGTCGAAGTTGAAGTCGACCGCCTCGACCAGATCGGACCCGTGCTCGCCGCCGGCGTCGACAGCGTTTTGCTCGACAACTTCTCGTTGGAAGACCTGCGCACCGGCGTGCAGCAAATCGCCGGCCGCGCCCTGGTCGAAGCCAGCGGCAACGCCAAGCTCGACCGCATCGCCGCCATCGCTGCCACGGGCGTAGACCTGATCAGCGTCGGCGCGCTCACTCACAGCGTTCGCGCCCTCGACCTCGGCCTCGATTTCGATCTCACCGTCTGA
- the hscB gene encoding Fe-S protein assembly co-chaperone HscB: MTYFEVFDLQPKLRIDTAALEKSFYRLSREYHPDRFAAKPAAEQAAATERASLLNDAYRVLRDPIRRTEYLLELEGVELEEQSVRATEQARAAGEQKKQIVPPDLLEEAFELNMQLEEMKMSAKMGDDDPQLRKDLEAAKGNFTRLLEESQKSLEAEWDSWDAAVESGDDGAKDAAKDEMVALLNRRSYLRNLLRDVSEFV, encoded by the coding sequence ATGACGTACTTCGAAGTGTTTGACCTCCAGCCAAAGCTGCGCATTGATACGGCGGCGCTGGAGAAGAGCTTTTACCGGCTTTCGCGCGAATACCACCCGGACCGGTTTGCGGCGAAGCCCGCGGCGGAGCAGGCGGCGGCCACGGAACGAGCGTCGTTGCTGAATGACGCGTATCGCGTGCTGCGCGACCCGATCCGGCGTACGGAGTACCTGCTGGAGCTGGAAGGTGTGGAGTTGGAAGAGCAGTCGGTACGGGCGACGGAGCAGGCGCGCGCGGCGGGCGAGCAGAAGAAACAGATTGTGCCGCCGGATTTGTTGGAAGAGGCGTTCGAACTGAACATGCAGTTGGAAGAGATGAAAATGTCGGCCAAGATGGGCGATGACGATCCGCAACTGCGCAAAGATCTGGAAGCGGCAAAGGGGAACTTCACGCGGCTGCTGGAGGAGTCGCAGAAGTCGCTCGAAGCGGAGTGGGATTCGTGGGACGCCGCAGTGGAATCCGGCGACGACGGCGCGAAAGACGCGGCGAAGGACGAAATGGTCGCGTTGCTGAACCGGCGGTCGTACCTGCGCAATCTGCTTCGCGACGTGAGTGAGTTTGTGTAA
- a CDS encoding HesB/IscA family protein: protein MAMVGISSTTSQEMSAPAPAAAGSVQFSSAIAQPVSAPEANAKAQNIQVTEKALKRIHAAMQKEGVSAEQGGLRLGVTGGGCSGLSYSIRFDSEPRQRDRVYRYEFDGTPVQIFVDPKSFLYLSGMTLDFEETLMRQGFNFINPHSTKSCGCGSSFAA, encoded by the coding sequence ATGGCGATGGTAGGGATTAGCAGTACGACGAGCCAGGAGATGAGCGCGCCGGCCCCAGCCGCGGCGGGCAGTGTGCAGTTCTCCAGCGCGATTGCGCAGCCGGTTTCCGCGCCTGAGGCAAATGCGAAGGCGCAGAACATCCAGGTGACGGAGAAGGCGCTAAAGCGAATTCACGCTGCGATGCAGAAGGAAGGCGTGTCGGCGGAGCAGGGCGGTCTGCGGCTGGGTGTGACGGGCGGCGGATGCTCGGGGTTGAGCTACTCGATCCGGTTCGATTCCGAGCCGCGGCAGCGCGATCGCGTGTACCGCTACGAGTTCGATGGGACGCCGGTGCAGATCTTTGTCGATCCGAAGAGCTTTCTGTACCTGAGCGGCATGACTCTGGATTTCGAAGAGACGCTGATGCGGCAGGGCTTCAACTTCATCAATCCGCACTCGACGAAGAGCTGCGGTTGCGGGTCGAGCTTTGCGGCGTAA
- a CDS encoding alpha-L-fucosidase: MAAHFTMGTMERCLSRLLPVAALAFSLATHAQQPANITSVDDTPLPLSQPRPTAATVKQWQDRKFGMFIHFGLYSQLGGMWHGKRIDNGYSEQIMANAPIPLDEYAATASTFNPTKWDPDAVVALAKAAGMRYIVITSKHHDGFNMFHTAQSSYNVVDATPYHRDIVKELADACRRGGLAFGVYYSSIDWHQPGMDHYIEGNSNPLSDAHAQFNTAQLRELLSNYGPITEIWFDMGKPTPQQSNLFTTTVHRLQPQTMVSGRVWNYQGDFTVMGDNEVPAYGIDEPWQTPASMFNETWGYRSWQKRDNLPGKIEENITRLAQVASRGGNYILNIGPEGDGSIVPYEADVLRGIGAWLKTNGEAIFGTTASPFANLDFGYATRKGNTVYLLVRQRPADGILRLPRSAGTNWTAAAVLVNGKSLTLGSDGTDTTVQLPPDALSGTLPVIKLTFQGPLKIQEVLLTDGRPATLQAADAQKFYNYNGEGYEVPKTLYKLRWPVQQGCAAVTFHGRGQGQIALVSNHHARTIDLNDGAEEHVAIGPDHTLELTPPEPFRKGMALAINIESVDYKPEACGGQTHGNRTAR, translated from the coding sequence ATGGCGGCGCACTTTACGATGGGGACCATGGAGCGCTGCCTGAGCCGTCTTCTTCCCGTTGCTGCCCTCGCCTTCAGCCTGGCCACACACGCCCAGCAGCCCGCGAACATCACATCGGTAGACGACACGCCTCTGCCGCTCTCGCAGCCGCGCCCCACTGCCGCCACGGTCAAGCAGTGGCAGGACCGCAAGTTCGGCATGTTCATCCACTTCGGCCTCTACTCGCAACTGGGTGGCATGTGGCACGGCAAGCGCATCGACAACGGCTACAGCGAGCAGATCATGGCCAACGCGCCTATCCCGCTGGACGAGTACGCCGCCACCGCCAGCACCTTCAATCCGACCAAGTGGGACCCCGACGCCGTCGTCGCCCTGGCCAAGGCCGCAGGCATGCGCTACATCGTCATCACGTCCAAGCACCACGACGGCTTCAATATGTTTCACACCGCGCAGTCCAGCTACAACGTCGTGGACGCCACGCCCTACCACCGCGACATCGTCAAGGAACTCGCCGACGCCTGCCGCCGCGGCGGTCTCGCCTTTGGCGTCTACTACTCGTCGATCGACTGGCACCAGCCCGGCATGGACCACTACATCGAAGGCAACAGCAACCCGCTCAGTGACGCGCACGCGCAGTTCAACACCGCGCAGTTGCGAGAGCTGCTCAGCAACTACGGCCCCATCACCGAGATCTGGTTTGACATGGGCAAGCCCACGCCGCAGCAGAGCAACCTGTTCACCACCACTGTGCACCGCCTGCAGCCACAGACCATGGTCAGTGGCCGCGTGTGGAACTACCAGGGCGACTTCACCGTGATGGGCGATAACGAGGTGCCTGCTTACGGCATTGACGAACCGTGGCAGACACCCGCGTCCATGTTCAACGAGACGTGGGGCTACCGCTCCTGGCAGAAGCGCGATAACTTACCCGGCAAGATCGAGGAGAACATCACACGCCTTGCGCAGGTGGCAAGCCGCGGCGGCAACTACATCCTCAACATTGGGCCAGAAGGTGACGGCTCCATCGTGCCCTACGAAGCCGACGTGCTGCGCGGCATCGGTGCCTGGCTGAAGACAAACGGCGAAGCCATCTTCGGCACCACCGCCTCCCCCTTCGCCAACCTCGACTTCGGCTACGCCACCCGGAAGGGCAATACGGTCTACCTTCTCGTGAGGCAGCGTCCCGCGGACGGCATCCTGCGCCTGCCCCGCTCCGCCGGAACGAACTGGACCGCCGCAGCAGTGCTCGTAAACGGCAAGAGTCTCACGCTCGGATCAGACGGCACTGACACCACCGTGCAGCTACCACCCGACGCTCTCTCCGGTACGCTTCCGGTGATCAAGCTGACCTTTCAGGGCCCGCTGAAGATCCAGGAAGTCCTGCTCACCGATGGCAGGCCCGCAACTTTGCAGGCTGCCGACGCGCAGAAGTTCTACAACTACAACGGCGAGGGCTACGAGGTTCCCAAAACTCTCTACAAACTCCGGTGGCCAGTGCAGCAGGGGTGCGCCGCTGTCACCTTCCACGGCCGCGGCCAAGGCCAGATTGCGCTTGTCTCCAACCACCACGCACGCACCATCGACCTGAACGACGGTGCCGAGGAGCACGTCGCCATCGGCCCCGATCACACTTTAGAGCTCACCCCGCCCGAACCCTTCCGCAAAGGCATGGCACTCGCGATCAACATCGAGTCCGTCGACTACAAGCCAGAGGCCTGCGGCGGACAGACCCACGGCAACAGAACCGCAAGGTAA